The following coding sequences lie in one Listeria ivanovii subsp. londoniensis genomic window:
- the priA gene encoding primosomal protein N' yields the protein MINIAKVIVDVPAMQVDRPFDYFIPEDLEELIRPGMRVSVPFGNRKIQGFVTELGETEENPKLKGIDGVMDLAPVLNGELMELGDWLAEDTLSFRVSAYQAMLPAALRAKYEKYFLRLDEENTELVQLFEGYETLDWKVAEARNLLKSLGKWVREGSVEVVYQVKNKTTNKKIRMINSLKSPHELMELIENMPKNAKAQTRVLAFFQIFEGTEISAAELKKQAETSEATIKKLAEQGIISIQEKIVSRDPYKHHHFEKSEALTLLPDQQTACEKIIEAKKQETFLIHGVTGSGKTEIYLQTIEAKLKEGKEAIVLVPEISLTPQMVERFKSRFGSEVAVLHSALSSGEKYDEWRKIERKEARVVVGARSAVFAPFENLGIIIIDEEHEASYKQEDNPRYHARDVAIWRAMKYQCPVVLGSATPSLESFARAKKGVYTLIELPSRVNDRAMPEVSVVDMREELRKENRTEFSTELLEKIKDRIAKKEQTVLMLNRRGYSSFVMCRDCGYVVECPNCDISQTYHQASNKMKCHYCGHEEPVPQKCPSCEGEHIRYFGTGTQKVEESLTKLIPEARVIRMDVDTTRTKGAHEKLLRSFRNHEADILLGTQMIAKGLDFPDITLVGVLNADTMLHLPDFRASERTFQLLTQVSGRAGRHERTGEVVVQSYNPEHYSIEFAKKHDFIGFYHHEMQLRKMGAYPPFYYLTMINVSDENEMKAIRTIQEMVNFLRGKLGPEAVILGPVPSTIARIKNKYRYQCIIKYKIEPNLKQELKTLITHYQKDQQKGLTINIDVQPYVLM from the coding sequence ATGATTAACATAGCAAAAGTTATTGTGGATGTTCCAGCCATGCAAGTGGACCGTCCGTTTGATTACTTTATTCCAGAAGATTTAGAAGAGCTTATTAGACCAGGAATGCGCGTTAGTGTTCCTTTTGGGAATCGTAAAATACAAGGCTTTGTCACAGAACTTGGTGAAACAGAAGAAAATCCTAAGCTAAAAGGTATCGACGGGGTAATGGATTTAGCGCCAGTTTTAAATGGGGAGTTAATGGAGCTTGGTGACTGGTTGGCTGAAGACACACTTAGTTTTCGAGTGTCGGCCTATCAAGCTATGTTACCAGCTGCATTACGGGCAAAGTACGAAAAATACTTTCTACGGCTAGACGAGGAAAACACCGAATTAGTGCAGCTATTTGAAGGTTATGAAACGCTTGACTGGAAGGTAGCTGAAGCACGTAACTTATTAAAATCACTTGGCAAATGGGTCCGAGAGGGCAGCGTAGAAGTTGTCTACCAAGTGAAAAATAAAACGACGAATAAAAAAATCCGAATGATTAACTCCTTAAAATCCCCTCACGAACTAATGGAACTAATAGAAAACATGCCGAAAAATGCTAAAGCGCAAACACGTGTGCTAGCTTTTTTCCAAATATTTGAAGGAACAGAGATTTCTGCTGCTGAATTAAAAAAACAAGCAGAAACATCCGAAGCAACTATCAAAAAACTTGCTGAACAAGGAATTATTTCTATCCAGGAAAAGATCGTTTCGCGCGATCCATATAAGCACCACCATTTTGAAAAAAGTGAAGCATTGACGCTTTTACCTGACCAACAAACGGCTTGTGAGAAAATTATCGAAGCCAAAAAACAAGAAACTTTTTTAATTCATGGGGTTACTGGTAGTGGAAAAACCGAAATTTACTTACAAACTATCGAAGCAAAATTAAAAGAAGGAAAAGAAGCCATCGTGTTAGTTCCGGAAATTTCTCTTACACCACAAATGGTAGAACGATTCAAAAGTCGGTTTGGAAGTGAAGTAGCTGTCCTTCATAGCGCACTTTCTTCCGGAGAAAAATACGATGAATGGCGCAAAATTGAACGAAAAGAAGCTCGAGTAGTTGTTGGGGCTCGTTCCGCTGTCTTTGCTCCATTTGAAAACTTAGGCATTATTATCATTGATGAAGAACATGAAGCTAGTTATAAACAAGAAGATAATCCACGTTACCATGCGCGCGATGTAGCGATTTGGCGTGCGATGAAATATCAGTGCCCGGTTGTTCTCGGAAGCGCCACCCCGTCTCTTGAATCTTTTGCACGGGCCAAAAAAGGTGTCTACACACTTATCGAACTACCAAGCCGAGTAAACGATAGAGCAATGCCAGAAGTAAGTGTGGTCGACATGCGAGAAGAGTTGCGCAAAGAAAACCGTACCGAATTTTCCACGGAACTACTGGAAAAAATTAAAGATCGCATCGCAAAAAAAGAACAAACGGTACTCATGCTCAACCGCCGTGGTTATTCTTCGTTTGTGATGTGCCGTGATTGTGGGTACGTAGTTGAATGCCCAAACTGCGATATTTCACAAACGTATCACCAAGCAAGTAACAAAATGAAGTGTCATTACTGTGGCCATGAAGAACCTGTCCCACAAAAATGTCCAAGCTGTGAGGGCGAACACATTCGCTACTTCGGAACCGGTACACAAAAAGTAGAAGAAAGTCTAACCAAACTCATTCCCGAAGCGCGAGTGATTCGAATGGACGTTGACACTACCAGGACAAAAGGCGCCCATGAAAAATTGCTGCGGAGCTTCCGTAATCATGAAGCAGATATTTTGCTCGGTACACAAATGATTGCCAAAGGACTAGATTTTCCAGATATTACTTTAGTGGGAGTTTTAAATGCAGATACGATGCTTCATTTACCAGACTTCCGAGCCTCCGAACGAACTTTCCAACTGCTGACACAAGTAAGTGGACGAGCTGGGAGACATGAAAGAACAGGTGAAGTAGTTGTTCAAAGCTATAACCCCGAACATTACAGTATTGAATTTGCGAAAAAACACGATTTCATTGGTTTTTATCATCATGAAATGCAACTCAGAAAAATGGGTGCATATCCGCCATTTTACTATTTAACAATGATTAACGTTAGTGATGAAAATGAAATGAAAGCTATCCGTACAATTCAAGAAATGGTCAATTTTCTGCGCGGGAAATTAGGTCCGGAAGCAGTGATTCTTGGTCCAGTTCCAAGCACAATTGCCCGTATTAAAAATAAATACCGTTATCAGTGTATTATTAAATATAAAATTGAACCAAATTTAAAACAAGAGCTAAAAACCTTAATAACCCATTACCAAAAAGACCAACAAAAAGGGTTAACCATTAACATCGACGTACAACCTTATGTATTAATGTAA
- a CDS encoding Stp1/IreP family PP2C-type Ser/Thr phosphatase — protein sequence MHAEFRTDRGRIRNHNEDNGGVFENKDGQSIVIVADGMGGHRAGDVASEMAVRLLSDAWKKTTALLTAEEIEAWLRQTIQEVNKQIVLYAESEIDLNGMGTTLVTAIMAQSQVVIANVGDSRGYLLQNNTMRQLTEDHSLVHELLRTGEISKEDAMNHPRKNILLRALGVEGKVEVDTFVVPFQTSDTLLLCSDGLTNMVPEAEMEEILKSKRTISEKADVFITKANSYGGEDNITVLLVERNLTQKGRNAS from the coding sequence ATGCATGCAGAATTTAGAACAGATAGAGGTAGGATCAGAAATCATAATGAAGATAACGGTGGTGTTTTTGAAAACAAAGATGGCCAGTCGATAGTAATTGTAGCAGACGGAATGGGTGGTCACCGAGCAGGCGATGTAGCAAGCGAAATGGCTGTACGTTTACTTAGTGATGCGTGGAAAAAAACAACGGCCCTTCTAACTGCTGAAGAGATTGAAGCCTGGCTACGGCAGACTATTCAAGAAGTGAATAAACAAATTGTCCTTTATGCAGAAAGCGAAATAGATTTGAATGGGATGGGAACAACCCTTGTTACAGCAATAATGGCACAGTCCCAAGTAGTTATTGCTAATGTTGGTGACAGTCGTGGCTACTTACTCCAAAACAATACGATGCGTCAACTAACCGAAGATCATTCTCTTGTGCACGAACTGCTTAGAACTGGTGAAATCAGCAAAGAAGATGCTATGAATCATCCACGGAAAAACATTCTTTTACGTGCGCTTGGTGTGGAAGGTAAAGTAGAAGTAGATACTTTCGTCGTTCCGTTTCAAACAAGTGATACTTTATTACTTTGTTCAGATGGTTTAACGAACATGGTTCCTGAAGCTGAAATGGAAGAAATTTTAAAAAGTAAACGAACTATTTCTGAAAAAGCGGATGTATTTATTACAAAAGCCAATTCTTATGGGGGAGAAGATAATATTACTGTATTGTTAGTGGAACGAAATCTTACGCAGAAAGGGAGGAACGCTTCATGA
- the rpoZ gene encoding DNA-directed RNA polymerase subunit omega encodes MLYPSIDNLLLKIDSKYSLVTVAAKRARYMQLENDKGVLPSYESDKFVGKALEEIHAGKLVLKNDDK; translated from the coding sequence ATGTTATATCCATCAATTGATAATTTATTGCTAAAAATTGACTCAAAATACTCGCTAGTTACAGTTGCCGCTAAACGCGCACGCTACATGCAACTAGAAAATGATAAAGGCGTACTTCCGAGTTATGAGTCTGACAAATTTGTTGGGAAAGCACTAGAAGAAATTCACGCTGGTAAATTAGTTCTAAAAAATGACGACAAATAA
- the fmt gene encoding methionyl-tRNA formyltransferase, giving the protein MTKIIFMGTPAFSVPILEQLAKEYDVVAVVTQPDRPVGRKRILTPPPVKKIALELGIPVYQPEKLRTSSELTELIALQADLLVTAAYGQILPNELLESPKHGSINVHASLLPEYRGGAPVHYALLDGKKETGVTIMYMVEKLDAGDMISQRKIPITDEDNTGTMFNKLSELGSELLIDTLPDFLAGKITAIPQDPSKVTFARNISREQEKIDWARPGREIFNQIRGLSPWPVAYTTLEGTPFKIWEAAHEATKTAGDPGTIITDKTTLKIITGDGTLLVPTVIQPAGKPKMDVHSFMSGAGRNLSKTTRFGE; this is encoded by the coding sequence ATGACAAAAATTATTTTTATGGGGACACCAGCATTTTCTGTTCCGATTTTAGAACAATTAGCCAAAGAATATGACGTCGTTGCTGTTGTGACACAGCCGGATCGTCCAGTTGGCAGGAAACGAATTTTGACACCGCCACCTGTTAAAAAAATCGCGCTAGAGCTTGGAATACCAGTTTATCAACCAGAGAAGCTAAGGACTTCAAGCGAATTAACTGAATTAATTGCGCTTCAAGCCGATTTACTTGTAACAGCAGCTTACGGTCAAATTTTACCAAATGAACTGTTAGAATCACCCAAACACGGTTCTATCAATGTCCACGCTTCGTTATTGCCAGAATACCGCGGTGGGGCACCTGTTCACTATGCGCTGCTTGATGGCAAAAAAGAAACTGGTGTAACGATCATGTATATGGTTGAAAAGTTAGACGCTGGTGACATGATTAGTCAACGTAAAATCCCGATTACGGATGAAGATAATACTGGCACGATGTTTAATAAATTAAGCGAGTTAGGTTCAGAGCTACTAATAGACACGCTACCAGACTTCTTAGCAGGGAAAATTACAGCAATACCTCAAGATCCAAGTAAAGTCACCTTTGCAAGAAATATTTCAAGAGAACAAGAGAAAATTGATTGGGCTCGTCCTGGACGAGAAATCTTTAATCAAATTCGCGGTCTTTCTCCGTGGCCAGTTGCTTACACTACACTCGAAGGAACTCCTTTTAAAATCTGGGAAGCAGCACATGAAGCAACAAAAACTGCTGGAGATCCAGGAACAATAATAACGGATAAAACTACTTTAAAAATAATCACTGGTGACGGTACGCTACTTGTACCAACCGTGATTCAACCAGCTGGAAAACCGAAAATGGATGTGCATTCTTTCATGTCTGGTGCTGGCAGAAATTTAAGCAAAACGACAAGGTTTGGTGAATAA
- the rsmB gene encoding 16S rRNA (cytosine(967)-C(5))-methyltransferase RsmB: protein MKKQKTVREIALELIIKIENNQSYSHLLINDALKKQKLNPLDKGLLTELVYGTTQRKITLDYYLAPFLNKEPDNWVKNLLRMSVYQLTFLDKVPEHAILNEAGDIAKDLGHQGVTKFVNGVLRNVIRKGVPSIDLIEDPVKKIAVETSLPYWLARRWAEQYGIEQLREIGMAFLVAPHQSIRVNQTEIRTEQLIKELNDQGITVTRNEFIDEALIVEKGSVAETKAYKDGKCSIQDESSMLAAYALQLEDNLTVLDACAAPGGKTTHIAEKMHGTGMVHALDIHEKKTKLIDQAAKRLQLLNIRTAHLDARTASTMFEPETFDRILVDAPCSGFGVLRRKPDIKYAKTEKDIHKLAEIQLAILDDVSQLVKENGILVYSTCTIDKEENETVLRAFLEKHPEFRLEPVALPAKLAHIKKDDFVQLLPTDIGSDGFFVSSLRKVSPEK from the coding sequence ATGAAGAAACAAAAAACAGTCCGTGAGATTGCCTTAGAACTGATAATAAAAATCGAAAATAATCAATCATATAGCCATTTATTAATCAATGACGCGCTAAAAAAACAAAAACTAAATCCACTTGATAAAGGGCTTCTAACAGAATTAGTTTATGGAACAACACAGCGCAAAATAACATTAGATTACTATTTAGCACCATTTTTAAATAAAGAGCCAGATAATTGGGTAAAAAATTTACTAAGAATGTCCGTATATCAATTAACATTTCTCGACAAAGTTCCAGAACATGCGATTTTAAACGAGGCAGGAGATATTGCAAAAGATTTAGGTCATCAAGGCGTGACGAAATTTGTGAATGGTGTTTTAAGAAATGTGATTCGTAAAGGGGTGCCGAGTATTGACTTAATTGAAGATCCAGTGAAAAAAATTGCCGTGGAAACAAGTCTTCCATATTGGCTAGCGAGACGTTGGGCAGAGCAATACGGAATAGAGCAACTTCGTGAAATTGGTATGGCTTTCCTAGTTGCCCCACATCAAAGTATTCGTGTTAACCAAACCGAAATCAGAACGGAACAACTAATAAAAGAATTGAATGACCAAGGAATCACTGTTACTCGCAATGAGTTTATTGATGAAGCTTTAATCGTGGAAAAGGGCTCAGTTGCTGAAACAAAAGCATACAAAGACGGCAAATGTAGCATCCAAGACGAAAGCTCCATGCTTGCGGCATATGCGCTTCAATTGGAAGATAATTTAACTGTACTTGATGCTTGTGCAGCACCAGGTGGGAAAACGACACATATTGCTGAAAAAATGCACGGCACTGGAATGGTTCATGCGCTGGATATCCATGAAAAGAAAACAAAATTGATTGATCAAGCAGCAAAACGTTTACAACTTTTAAATATTCGTACCGCGCATTTAGATGCTAGAACAGCAAGCACGATGTTCGAACCAGAAACTTTTGACCGGATTTTAGTCGATGCACCTTGCTCTGGCTTTGGCGTACTTCGCAGAAAACCGGATATTAAATATGCAAAAACCGAAAAAGATATCCACAAATTAGCGGAAATTCAATTGGCCATTTTAGATGATGTTAGCCAATTAGTAAAAGAAAATGGTATATTAGTCTATAGTACGTGTACCATTGATAAGGAAGAAAATGAAACAGTCTTGCGTGCTTTCTTAGAGAAACATCCAGAATTCAGGCTTGAACCAGTAGCTCTTCCAGCAAAATTGGCACATATCAAGAAGGATGATTTTGTACAACTTTTACCAACAGATATTGGAAGCGATGGTTTCTTCGTTTCTAGTCTAAGAAAAGTTAGTCCTGAAAAATAG
- the gmk gene encoding guanylate kinase, which translates to MTERGLLIVLSGPSGVGKGTVREAVFKDPETSFDYSISMTTRLPREGEQDGVDYYFRSREVFEQAISDGKMLEYAEYVGNYYGTPLEYVEEKLQAGTDIFLEIEVQGAMQVRKAMPEGIFIFLTPPDLSELKNRIIGRGTESMDVVEERMETAKKEIEMMASYDYAVVNDVVDKAVQKIKGIVETEHLKTERVIHRYKKMLEGLQ; encoded by the coding sequence ATGACAGAAAGAGGACTATTAATCGTGCTATCAGGTCCATCAGGTGTGGGAAAAGGAACTGTCCGGGAAGCTGTTTTTAAAGACCCAGAAACAAGTTTTGATTACTCTATCTCGATGACAACACGTCTTCCTCGTGAAGGGGAACAAGACGGGGTCGATTATTATTTTCGTTCACGAGAAGTGTTCGAACAAGCTATTTCAGACGGAAAAATGTTAGAATATGCAGAGTATGTCGGGAATTATTACGGCACTCCGCTTGAATATGTCGAGGAAAAACTACAAGCAGGTACTGATATTTTTCTCGAAATTGAAGTGCAAGGAGCAATGCAAGTTCGAAAAGCAATGCCAGAAGGGATTTTTATTTTCTTAACTCCGCCAGATTTATCCGAACTAAAAAACCGGATTATCGGCCGCGGAACAGAATCAATGGATGTGGTGGAAGAACGAATGGAAACCGCAAAAAAAGAAATCGAAATGATGGCATCGTATGATTATGCTGTAGTAAACGATGTGGTAGACAAAGCCGTTCAAAAAATCAAAGGCATTGTTGAAACAGAACACTTAAAAACCGAGCGAGTAATTCATCGCTACAAAAAAATGTTGGAGGGATTACAATGA
- the coaBC gene encoding bifunctional phosphopantothenoylcysteine decarboxylase/phosphopantothenate--cysteine ligase CoaBC: MQGKNILLAVSGGIAVYKAVALTSKLTQAGANVKVMMTEHAQEFVPPLSFQVLSKNDVYTDTFDEKKSSVVAHIDLADWADLVIVAPATANVIGKMANGIADDMITTTLLATEAPVWVAPAMNVHMIQHPAVIRNINRLYQDGVRFIEPEEGYLACGYVGRGRLEEPEKIVLRIAEFFQEDKDLLRGEKVLITAGATQEKLDPVRYFTNHSTGKMGFAIAEVAARQGAEVTLVTTSKTLPVPLNVQVEYVESAEEMYLAVKKNQASQSVFVMTAAVADYTPAKVSEQKIKKQPGDFTIEMKRTKDILLEVGQNKTENQVVIGFAAETENLKANARKKLTTKNADIIVANNVSQPGAGFSLDTNIVTLYRKDGTNEALPLLDKKKVAEHIVQEAANLLRK; the protein is encoded by the coding sequence ATGCAAGGAAAAAATATCTTACTCGCAGTGTCTGGTGGCATTGCTGTTTATAAAGCAGTCGCACTTACAAGTAAATTAACACAAGCAGGCGCAAACGTAAAAGTCATGATGACCGAGCACGCTCAAGAATTCGTACCGCCGCTTTCTTTTCAAGTATTATCAAAAAATGATGTATATACCGATACCTTTGACGAAAAAAAATCAAGTGTTGTTGCCCATATTGATTTAGCTGACTGGGCGGATTTAGTTATCGTCGCACCAGCAACAGCAAACGTCATTGGCAAAATGGCAAATGGTATTGCTGATGATATGATCACTACGACACTTCTTGCCACAGAGGCACCTGTATGGGTAGCTCCCGCGATGAACGTTCATATGATTCAACATCCAGCCGTGATTCGTAATATTAACCGCCTTTATCAAGATGGTGTTCGTTTTATTGAACCAGAAGAAGGCTATCTTGCGTGTGGTTACGTTGGCCGCGGTCGTTTAGAAGAACCAGAAAAAATCGTTTTACGAATTGCTGAATTTTTTCAAGAAGATAAGGATTTACTACGCGGTGAAAAAGTTCTGATTACAGCTGGAGCGACACAAGAAAAACTGGATCCGGTACGTTATTTCACCAACCACTCAACTGGCAAAATGGGATTCGCTATCGCTGAAGTTGCCGCAAGACAAGGTGCCGAGGTTACTTTAGTCACAACGAGCAAAACGCTTCCTGTACCCCTGAATGTTCAAGTGGAATATGTCGAATCAGCCGAAGAAATGTACCTTGCAGTCAAGAAAAATCAAGCTAGTCAATCCGTTTTTGTGATGACAGCTGCTGTCGCTGATTACACACCAGCCAAAGTTTCTGAACAAAAAATAAAAAAACAACCAGGTGATTTCACGATTGAAATGAAGCGAACAAAAGATATTTTACTCGAAGTTGGTCAAAATAAAACCGAAAATCAAGTTGTCATCGGTTTTGCGGCGGAAACAGAAAATCTTAAAGCCAACGCACGGAAAAAATTAACAACTAAAAATGCCGATATAATTGTCGCAAATAATGTTAGTCAACCAGGTGCAGGTTTCTCGTTAGACACAAATATCGTCACACTCTACCGAAAAGATGGCACAAATGAAGCACTACCATTACTTGATAAAAAGAAAGTTGCCGAACATATCGTTCAAGAAGCCGCTAACCTTTTAAGGAAGTGA